A stretch of DNA from Tigriopus californicus strain San Diego chromosome 8, Tcal_SD_v2.1, whole genome shotgun sequence:
ttcaaactcatttaCATTAATGGATTTGGGGCATTGTGTAACGAACCATGCATTTTTGAGGATGGCCGTTTCTCTATTTGGTTCATAAAGAGGTTTCTCGTGGGAGAAGACTATTTGAAGTGGAAACACAACTTGCTTGCATAAAGAAGTCTTCTACTGTAAATATAGGACTAGATTCGCTCTCTGGATCAAAGTAGGGAATGGACTTGACACAAATGTCTGTCAACCTGTccgacaaaatcaaaattcgcTAATGGGAGGAAAACGTTGCTCATGTCTGAAATGGCTCTATCCATACTCAAGTAGGGTGTACTTCAAATGAGACACTGCGTCTTATTTTGCTACCCACTCAAATGCAATATGCATTAggtgcaaaatgaaaatgataatctttAGGAAACCCAAAGCTAGAAGATTTAGCCAAACTTAGTTCAGCCATTCCCTCCTCAAATCATAGCCTACTGACTACACGCGTTTCAGACATTTACAGATGTAGATgtacaaaatggaaaaatattttgccaattcatttttaacaATCATCGTACAAAGAAAGTATCTTTAATGACCCGTCAGTTTAACATGTTCCAGATATCGAGAGGGTCAAAACCTTACAGTGTGCCTTCTTCTGTGGCCCGATGGACCACCCACAGTGTCAAAGCAAGATTACATGTGAGTTCAGATCTCACACTCATTTAGAAAACATTGGTAATCCTAGAATTGAGGTGAAATCATGGCTCAACTCGTTTCAGGTACAACATTCTCTACTTTGTCCTGACTTACTGTGTTCCAATTATCGCCATGGGAGTCTGTTATGGCCGCATTGGAACAGTTTTGTGGGGAAAGGGAATAATACGCGAAAATGCTTCGAGTGACATGGCTCAGGAGAGAAAACTTCTTTCTAAAAGAAAGGTAAGGCATGAATATTTGCCCCTTGATAGAACAGCTGGGAGCATATTTGCTTACCAAGTTCCAAGAACCATAAATCGTGTGACCTCTCCGCAAGGTTGTTGTAGTTTTCTAACtgcaaacaaaataaatttttAATGTTCCACTACATCGCCTCATTCAACTTCTATCAAATTCGAGTATGACGACGCTTTGGTCAATTAGTTCATTTTTCCTAGAAACTTGCGATACATTGGTTGGACTTAATGTACTCCTGTGAAAGTCATCCTTGGTGTTTCCTACACTACAAAGCAAGGAACTAAGATATCATATTACCTTTTCAAGTGCCGCGATACCATTTGACTTGTAATGTGATACAATCGTTCTCCATCATTACAACCACAGCTGGAGATGATTTCAAGAGTTACCATTCGGTAGTTGGTCCCTAATTGAGGATCCATTTTCTTCCACTTCTAGGTTGTCAAGATGTTCATCGTGGTGGTAATCATTTTTGCGGTGTGCTGGCTCCCCTACCATATCTACTTTATCTACACGTATCATCACAAGGAAATCGTTGCTCAGCCATTCATTCAACACGTCTACTTGGGCTTCTATTGGCTGGCTATGGCCAATGCCATGTTTAATCCACTCATCTACTATTGGATGAATGCTAGGTGAGCAAATCAGAACTCGCCGAACAAAGTTTTATTTCTTCAAGTTCGCAATCATGGACAAAAGAGGGACACGGCATCATTTAAGAGGGAACGGCCCCAAAAGTTTGGTCGGAATCCAGCAGTCTGGTTTCTAGTTGCCTGTCTATCTCTCTGTTGGATTGGAGAGCTAATGAACTTGGaaagtttcctttttgtttAAATCGCCGGGACCGAGACACGCAAGGTACACGCTAAAGGTGACTTATTTGCGCATGATGAAAGATCTTTTTGCGATCAAGTACCCGCATCCAAAGCCACAACATGGAACTAAAGAAAATCACGACAACAAaggtttcttcttcatggccgCCAGGGGATTAAAACACTTGTCACCGAAATCCTGTCGTGCACTTCTTCTAAAggcaaatttcaaccaaacTTGGTGAAAATTGACTTTACTTAGAAATGAATCCATGTTGAAATTGCGGTAAAAATGGACCCTATTTCCAGGTTTCGAGGCTACTTTCTGGCTCTGATCTCATCTATCCGATTGATTATTTGCCAGCCAAGTCGTCTGTTCAAAAGATCAGATTCCAAATCATCTCTCACCATTGGAGTTGTGCCTGTTAACCGAGGTGTGGTCAAAATGGAGTTGGCACAAATCGCTGTTAAAAGCCATCAAAAGAGAAGTGAGACCTACTTTTTTTGATTGGTCACTGGTCTAATGATTGCCACCGGATAACCCGTCAAGTGACAACTGTAAGTTAACGAGATGTCAATGTGAACCTTTGTTTAAGGTCAGCAAAACATGGATAAAGCTCTTCCCGGAGAGAGGGCCCAATGCCAGATTCAAACGGTGAAACGATCTCCTGGCCGCAGTCCATCCCCTTTTCTCGTGGTCTcgtctaccaatgaatttcaAGCGCCCGTGAACGTGCAGCGGTCCTTGCGGTCACAATCACCCAGATTAGGTTGTCACTTAGAGATCGTTGGGAGTGCCACTTCAGACTCAAACTTGTATCGCAAAAGAAGTACAGATTCAACAAGAGTTAAAATAATGGTGAAAAGTCAACCAGGATCTCCTCAAGACTTTGATGATTCAATGTTCAGGGTGGCCATTCCTTTCAGAAATAATCCCGTGTTGAGATACCCGTAATAATACTCGACGAATTTAAGCTTCGTCCTCTGTCAAACcaacaaaaatgtgatctGTTGTTATTGTCCGTGAAAAGTTTCTGGAGACGAACACATTTATTTGCTCAAGCATTCTATTTATTCATGTTTGATCGTCATCTATCCCCAAATAAAACTCCTTGACGCTAAAATAAAATCATAGAGCCAGATTTTGAATGCCACCCCACTTGTTACAATATTTACGTAATGAATTGCACCTCagattttcataaaaaatatcatattgaatgaaaactcCAACTATTACCAATGTTTAGACAATATAAAATGAGCAAAGAATTTTCATCTCCTATGATAAATATTTTGGGGATAACAAAAGTGGCTTCAtctttaaacttgaaaaaacaagAGTGATCTTAACTAGGGGAGTGAACCCCAACGGAATCAGGTCACTCACGCCTTTAGGCAACGCTCCTTAGAAAATATGTTCCTGGAAACAAGCACACCACTGTTTATTTcaaataggggatgtcaagtaacggaaatttaaggaaaaatgtggtccggcaccctgattttgggcattttggggagggagaactaagacaaacatcgcagtcaactcgcaccattcgcacattgaatttttaataatcgagtgattttgagcgagttgtgttacaaaaactactaaatgagcatgtttggtgttaatcagtgaacacactatcaaattggctcaataccacaatgctaattgcctagacaagcatgtaaaatggaaaacatgtccaaatccaatgcatgcacggtgcagtttggctgggcatgttgtctttgattttactccatggaataacatcagttgtccatgaacgcgtttacttgactagccctataaaTAATATATCAGTTACAGtttcaaacaaattcatttcaaatgtaaCCAATTGCAATTGGATGGTTTTGCTAAGTGTAATTCAATTAATTTCAATAAGATCTCACTTGGTTTCCTTTTTGTATGTCCAGTACATTTGTCAAACAATTCTGTCATGGCAAGTCTTTGACCAACGTTGCCAAGAACAAAAGTTCAAGATAGGGTTAGCTAACAAGGTACCAAAACTTCCTGACCTGATTTGAccaattgaaaccattgcgTAACATTGATTTTTCCGGCCACTGTTTAACCCTTTATCCATTGGCTGATACATGGATTGCTGATGCTAGTTCAAATCCATTCCAGCTATGTAAGTGGTATCCTCATCCAATAAACAGATATTGATGCAAGTTATTTTACTGAAGAAATCCAAgatcaagaaatatttgctACGTTTTTGGACTTTAGCAGATGACACAACCTTGGTTCGCTCTCACTCTCAAAGAATGCTAGGGTGCTTCTGTGAACCACTCACATAACTTTAACTGAGTTCACCGAAATAGTCATTTTTATCAAcacatttcaaatacttttgaCCGCCCATGTTGTATTGCCCATTTATCACTAAGGAAACTTATGCACCTAAGTTCATTTTCAGTGTTAGAAATTGTGAGCTTTTCTGATCTTTGAGATActaaatgaaaaatatctgTGCTTCAAATATTATAAACTCAGTAAATCGACTGAGCTTATTACTCAAttgggcatgtcaagtgaaggaaattcaaggaaatatgtggtccggcaccttgattttgggcattttggggagagagaactaagacaagcATCACAGTTAACTTGCACCATCCGCCCgttaaattttcaattattgagTGATTTAGAGCGAACTGTGCtataaaacccaacaaaatgaacatgcttGGTGTAATTCTTTGAACGCATTATCACATTGGCTCAATACCCCActgctatttgct
This window harbors:
- the LOC131885341 gene encoding tachykinin-like peptides receptor 86C, whose product is MIQSDPSANCVSILANGSWEQVGFNENCTNLLRPHIPSMAAILEHIASPNFSRDDELPMSFQEPSIDPLDSTESSSEESPFQMTQVADTIWTFVFSTMIVSAIFGNLVVFWIVLAHRRMQNVTNYFLVNLSLADLMMSCLNTIFNFIFMKNRTWIFGSVYCTINNFIAYLSVAVSVFTLMAISIDRYIAIVRPLKPRMSKTCARIFLLAIWVTSSILSLPSLLYSTTWTFAYREGQNLTVCLLLWPDGPPTVSKQDYMYNILYFVLTYCVPIIAMGVCYGRIGTVLWGKGIIRENASSDMAQERKLLSKRKVVKMFIVVVIIFAVCWLPYHIYFIYTYHHKEIVAQPFIQHVYLGFYWLAMANAMFNPLIYYWMNARFRGYFLALISSIRLIICQPSRLFKRSDSKSSLTIGVVPVNRGVVKMELAQIAVKSHQKRSQQNMDKALPGERAQCQIQTVKRSPGRSPSPFLVVSSTNEFQAPVNVQRSLRSQSPRLGCHLEIVGSATSDSNLYRKRSTDSTRVKIMVKSQPGSPQDFDDSMFRVAIPFRNNPVLRYP